The Reichenbachiella carrageenanivorans region AGCTCCAATTTTTCTTTTATATTATTTGACATCTCTAATCACTTCGTATTTCCTTTCAAATTTCCAGATAAGATTTTAATTATTAATAATATTAATCTAAATTTGCGCACTCATTTCCTATCTAAGGAAAAATGAAAGAAAACAGACAATACAGAATCGACATATACGGCCTCAAATTGGGGATTCACGAATTCGATTTTGAGTTTGATAGAAAGCTCTTTGAAAATATTGAAGACAGTGTGATTGAATCTGGCCATGGAAAATGCTCCGTGACCCTAGATAAAAAGGAAACGCTGATTTCAATGAATTTTAAAATCGAAGGGGTAATCGAATTGATTTGTGACAGAAGTCTTGAGCCATTTGACTACCCAATAGACATCGAAGAAAACTTAATCGTGAAATACGGTGAAGAATTGGACGATAGCAGAGATGACCTTTTGGTTATTTCTAATACGCAAGAGAGTATAAATGTAGAATCTAACATCTACGAATACCTCACGATAGCTGTCCCAATGAAAAGAATTCACCCTGACTTTCAAGACGAAGAAGACGACGATGAGAACGAAGTAGCGTTGGTATACACATCTGAAAATGCAGAGGCCGACGAAAAAGAAGATGATGATGCAATAGACCCTAGGTGGGCAGCACTCAAAAATATTAAGGATTTAAAGAATTAAAATAGAAGAACGATGGCACATCCTAAGCGTAAAATCTCCAAACAGAGAAGGGACAAGAGAAGAACGCATTACAAAGCAGAAGCTAAAAACTATGTAGTTTGCGCTACCACTGGTGAAGCACACTTGCCGCACAGAGCTTACTGGCACGAAGGCAAATTGTACTACAAAGGCAAAGTAGTGATTGAAAAAGAAGTATTAGCTTAATATTTCTTTTGAGCTTTTATAAAATATACAGAGTCTGCTTCTAAAGCAGACTTTCTGTGTTTATATGAGTTATGCATGCATACTATTTTGATGTGCATTTCTGGCTATCAAAAGCCAATTATTTCATTAAATTGCCAACGTTTTTTGGCTTTACGCCAATCAACAAGACCAGTTCAAAAGAATAAACATTTCAAATGACTAAAATAAGAGCAGCAATAACGGGTGTTCATGGCTATGTCCCTGATTATGTATTGACCAATCAGGAATTGGAAGGCATGGTAGAGACCAGCGATGAGTGGATCACCTCCCGAACAGGCATCAAAGAAAGAAGAATACTCAAAGGAGAGCACCAGGGCACATCAGTAATAGGTATAGAGTCTTGCAAGGCTCTACTAGAAAAGACTGGCACTGACCCCAAAGAGGTAGACCTAATCATCTGCGCTACCGTAACTCCAGACATGCCCTTCCCGGCTACTGCCAATCTCATCGCAGATGCCATCGGAGCGACAAACTCATTCAGCTACGACATGTCTGCGGCTTGCTCTGGGTTCTTATACGCACTCACTACTGGCTCTCAGTTTATTGAAACAGGCAAATACAAAAAAGTATTGGTCATAGGTGCCGACAAAATGTCGTCTATCATCAACTACAAGGATAGAACAACCTGTATCATCTTTGGTGATGGTGGTGGAGCAGTACTGCTAGAGCCTACTACAGAAGAATTTGGCGTAATGGACTCCATCCTAAAAGCCGATGGATCAGGCGCCCAATACCTGCAAATGCCAGGTGGAGGTAGCCGCATGCCAGCTACTGTAGAAACCGTGCAGGCCGACAAACACTACGCCATGCAAGAAGGTTCGGCCGTTTTCAAATTTGCCGTAACCAATATGGCAGATGTAGCAGCCGAAATCATGGAAAAAAACAACCTCACTGGCGACGATATCACATGGCTCGTGCCGCACCAAGCCAATAAAAGAATTATAGATGCTACTGCCCGTAGAATGGAAGTAGATGAAAACAAAGTAATGCTGAATATTGAAAAATATGGCAATACAACTAGTGGCACACTACCGCTTTGCCTCTGGGACTACGAAAAACAATTGAAAAAAGGTGACAACTTGATCCTTGCTGCTTTTGGCGGCGGATTCACCTGGGGCTCCATCTATTTAAAATGGGCCTACGATTCTAAATAAGACAACGTTAAAAAAATAAACAAATGGCTTCAACCGCTGACTTTAAAAATGGGATGTGTATCGAGTACAATCATGGATTGTACTTCATCATCGAATTTCAGCACGTAAAACCAGGCAAAGGACCTGCTTTCGTAAGAACCAAATTGAAAAATGTTAAAACGGGAAAAGTAATAGACAACACTTTCACGTCAGGACATAAAGTAACTACTGCTCGAATTGAAAGACGAAACTTTCAGTTTCTCTACAAAGACGACATGGGGTACAACTTCATGGACAATGATACTTACGAGCAAATCAACATGGAAGAGGAGCTCATTGACGCACCTCAATTCCTAAAAGATGGCGAGCAAGTGGAGGTTATTTTCCACGCTGAGCAAGAGATGATTCTAGGCTGCGAATTGCCCAACCATGTCACCATGGAAATCACTTACACTGAGCCTGGGCTCAAAGGAGACACCGCTACCAACGCTTCAAAACCTGCCACCACAGAAACTGGCGCCACTATACAGGTACCTCTTTTTGTAAACCAGGGAGACGTGGTAAAAGTAGAAAGTAAAACAGGAAACTATGTAGAAAGAGTAAAGAAGTAATTCTTACTCTTTTTTTATGGAGAACGTGTAATTTTTATATCAAACGTTTCTCTTTAATTTTGACCATTAAAACATTTTATGAGATCATTTATTCTCATAAACATCACTAACTAATTGATTTGATTTGGAGTTTGTAATGCAAGCGTCAAATCAGTTTAACAACGAATAAATACTTAGCAGATGAAGGTAAAAGAAATCAGAGATTTGATAGACTTCTTGTCAAGTTCAGGACTAGAAGAAGTTAATATAGAAACCGACGAGTTTAAGATCAAAATCAAACGAAGCAACGAAGCACAAGTAGTAGAGCGAGTAGTCGCTTCTGCACCAGCACCAGTTGCAGCTCCTGTAGCAGCCGCACCTGCTCCAGTCGCAGCGCCTGCCCCAGCAGCGCCTTCGGCACCAGTCGCAGATGCCGCTCCAGCAGGAAATTATATAGAGATCAAATCACCAATGATCGGTACATTCTACAGATCAGCTAACCCAGAGTCTCCAGCATTTGTCAATGTAGGCGACAAAGTTTCAGCTGGCGGAACCGTGTGTATCATAGAAGCCATGAAACTCTTCAACGAAATCGAATCTGAAGTATCAGGCACCATCGTAAAAGTATTGGTGGATGATTCTCAGCCAGTAGAATACGATCAGCCATTGTTCTTGGTTGACCCGTCTTAATTGAGTTTTAGAAATTAAAGACTAACACGTGTTTAAAAAAATATTAATAGCCAATAGAGGTGAGATTGCCCTTCGGGTAATCCGTACTTGTCGAGAGATGGGCATCAGTACTGTGGCCGTATACTCCACCGCAGACAAAGAAAGTTTGCATGTGAAATTTGCCGATGAGGCCGTTTGCATTGGCCCTGCCCCGAGCAAGGACTCTTATCTCAACATGAAAGCCATTATCTCGGCTGCTGAGATCACCAATGCAGATGCCATTCATCCAGGGTTCGGATTTCTGTCAGAAAATGCCGAGTTCTCTCAAATCTGTGAAGAGTACAACATCAAGTTTATCGGTGCCAGCGCAGAAATGATTAACCAAATGGGAGACAAGGCTAGCGCCAAGGACACCATGAAAAAAGCTGGTGTACCTACCATCCCTGGTTCTGAAGGACTCTTGTCATCTGTAGAAGAAGGCAAGAAAATAGCGAAAAAAATAAAGTACCCCGTAATCCTAAAGGCAACTGCCGGCGGTGGTGGACGAGGTATGAGAATCGTAAAAGAAGAGAGTGGGTTCCAAAAAGCATGGGATGATGCTCGTCAGGAATCTAAAGCTGCTTTCGGAAACGATGGCATGTATTTGGAGAAATACATCGAAGATCCACGTCATGTGGAAATTCAGATTGTAGGCGACAGCACAGG contains the following coding sequences:
- a CDS encoding YceD family protein; translation: MKENRQYRIDIYGLKLGIHEFDFEFDRKLFENIEDSVIESGHGKCSVTLDKKETLISMNFKIEGVIELICDRSLEPFDYPIDIEENLIVKYGEELDDSRDDLLVISNTQESINVESNIYEYLTIAVPMKRIHPDFQDEEDDDENEVALVYTSENAEADEKEDDDAIDPRWAALKNIKDLKN
- the rpmF gene encoding 50S ribosomal protein L32; protein product: MAHPKRKISKQRRDKRRTHYKAEAKNYVVCATTGEAHLPHRAYWHEGKLYYKGKVVIEKEVLA
- a CDS encoding beta-ketoacyl-ACP synthase III, whose amino-acid sequence is MTKIRAAITGVHGYVPDYVLTNQELEGMVETSDEWITSRTGIKERRILKGEHQGTSVIGIESCKALLEKTGTDPKEVDLIICATVTPDMPFPATANLIADAIGATNSFSYDMSAACSGFLYALTTGSQFIETGKYKKVLVIGADKMSSIINYKDRTTCIIFGDGGGAVLLEPTTEEFGVMDSILKADGSGAQYLQMPGGGSRMPATVETVQADKHYAMQEGSAVFKFAVTNMADVAAEIMEKNNLTGDDITWLVPHQANKRIIDATARRMEVDENKVMLNIEKYGNTTSGTLPLCLWDYEKQLKKGDNLILAAFGGGFTWGSIYLKWAYDSK
- the efp gene encoding elongation factor P; protein product: MASTADFKNGMCIEYNHGLYFIIEFQHVKPGKGPAFVRTKLKNVKTGKVIDNTFTSGHKVTTARIERRNFQFLYKDDMGYNFMDNDTYEQINMEEELIDAPQFLKDGEQVEVIFHAEQEMILGCELPNHVTMEITYTEPGLKGDTATNASKPATTETGATIQVPLFVNQGDVVKVESKTGNYVERVKK
- the accB gene encoding acetyl-CoA carboxylase biotin carboxyl carrier protein, with product MKVKEIRDLIDFLSSSGLEEVNIETDEFKIKIKRSNEAQVVERVVASAPAPVAAPVAAAPAPVAAPAPAAPSAPVADAAPAGNYIEIKSPMIGTFYRSANPESPAFVNVGDKVSAGGTVCIIEAMKLFNEIESEVSGTIVKVLVDDSQPVEYDQPLFLVDPS